The Arachis ipaensis cultivar K30076 chromosome B03, Araip1.1, whole genome shotgun sequence region ggtttgacgaattggtttttcgttcgcaaaTTATTTGTGAATTTACATCagaatcggaggagctgactgcaattctgcaccgtgcgtacgataacgtcatggttgagatggaatcattgaaatccaaaaggaaggggacatcttctttatctcacgaagacgccaacttggaatccgttaacgagcttcaaagtcctccaaggattcgaacaagaggacgtccaaaaaataggctaggttcaaagttggacaaacagattgcaaatgcctcaaagaagaaaaaaacgaaagctttaaacgaggtaaaagtgatgttctttaaatatgtggtgattgagtttaattttctcgttaatagtttagctaatatgcGAGTTTGTTATATCCAGTTAAACctctttgatgctgcatcagtggtgcattcaaattccagccaatatcaaggacgtgttatgaattatcagttcaagGTACTAGCAGCAGCagataactctttgggtgtatagttacagaatatgggtgtaaaagaactattcttttgggtgtatttctgaattttcttgtgtttcacattttacatatatatacatatatatatttcacaatctgctgtttatgttataaaatattatttgtttttttttactacggtttaagggttttagggtttagggtttatgttttagggtttaaaggtttatggtttagggtttacggtttagggtttagattttagtgtttaaggtttagggtttagggtttaggattcagGGTTTTAGGGATAAAGCATCAGGGGATAGAtgtttgggtgtatattcaactttctttgggtgtaaaaaatGTCAGGTTATGGGTTTATATTTGGtttgatgttttccttcatattatagtacctgtaattcagacattttgaatacaccagagagagtttTACTCATAATTGGCAAATTTTTACAACATGTGTTCAATTTGTTACAAGACTATATAGTAGTTACATTAATCAGTGTCAATATCCttagaatctatctgacaatatggactcaataacaatgaggatggcttggacagtcttattgcattACTTTCCTTAATGGCTTCAGCTTTGTCTTGATTCATTTCATGGAATAGAATCCAGGAAGCATATTCTACTCTAAAGTGGTCCACCTCGTCCTACAGTTAAAAAGAATATTCTgtttaatcaaccatgttaattgagtaaagtaatacagagttatttagttttaattaaaCACATTTACCTGGGTCCAATTGTCCCACTcatacttttttcttttaatgtttgtGGGCTGAAATATCTCAAGCCACTTCATTACGTAGATagcacagtcatagctgaaaaccaagaaaataaatttcaaattacATATAGGAAAGTTTCATTTTCAGAGTGAAAGATTAATACCTTGTCTTTTGGCCTGAGATGTGAAGGTATGGTGGTACAATTTCCTTGTCCTTGTCCCTTGTCTTCAGAGGCACCCCCAAGCATATACTCTAATTCGTGAAATTACATATCccttaaaacacaaaacaaatcagtaatacatgAATAAATTCAATAAAGGGATACACCCAAAGGAGCACAAAATTCCACCTTATATTAAACATAAATACACCCAACTATTAAAATACAGAACAGAACTAACTTACAATGAATGTATTCAGGGCAGTTCTCTCATCGGACGGAGATTTTGTGTGATATGGGTTGACTATATAAAATTTTTGCTTTCTTATATCAGCCAACCATAACCACCAATGTTGTGAATGGCAAACAGGTGCAAATATCTGAAATATGTTCAGATTGAACAATGTTTTAGTTTATTTGGCACATAAGTAAAAAATGGTaataagaagttttagaaatgaaaacttacataaCGATGCGATGCTAATTTTTTAAGGTCCAAGAAGGGTataaacattgggtagtcttccaccATGAATGGCTTATTCGTTTTAGGCCGTAAGAATACCCATTGTGGATGATTTGCAATGGCCATGTTCTGCAAAAATTGTGAACCACCAAATGAATATAGAAAATTCACCCAAACGAATCCAGAAAATACATCCAAATGAATACACAACTTACACCTAATTTAACACAGAAAATACACTCAAATGAACACATAAAATACACCCGATTTAAGACAGAAAATACACCCGAAGGAatgcagaaaatacacccaaaattcgttgaagcgacccttaccacaatatcagggggGAGATAGTATACTTCTTCTTGAAACCTTTTAATCTTTTGCTGGTTTAGGATGAAgcacatggcagagacaatctagaCAATTTTATATCAATCAGCATTGCAGTTAATTTTGGTGAtaaaaacattaatgttattGTAATATTACCTCAGCTTCTATATGCGTTTTAGCTGCGAGTGATGCAAAGTAGAGTTTTGACAAAATGTATCTATCTTGGGCTTGGAGTGTGCAGACCTTGTCAAACTCATTAGTTAGTCAATCTGCGTATGTCTTCACTCGTATGGCCCAGAGGTAGCATTTCTCTTTCATGTCAGAAGTATCTTCATTTGTCCTcacaggagtttcaaacttctcGAAACTCTTTGTGCCACTCTCCTTTAGTATCTGTggacttttttcttttgttgtcacCCCACCACTTGCAATTTTTTGTACCAGATCTCCTAATTGTTTTAGTAGTTTTGGGATTTCTGGAGTTTTTGCCATCCCTCCATCTTGCGTTGACGCTCCCTTCtgcgttgctgcttcttcttggcttgaatcagtcaagtcaaggctgaatgatggcatcagatctgttttaggaacatacgatgttgtccgtgccatcatcatcagCGCAGCAACGTCTTCTTGGGCTGGATTACTGCGTGATCATGTATAACGtattataagaataagaatatacgAATGATAACCAAACATTGATTTTactctgatgaacttacattttagatggagtTGGGGGAAGCGTGGGTGTGCTTTCTTCAAGTTGTTGGGGGGAGGGTTCAAGAGTACTGCACGGTTACATAAAATTAATCATGTTATAAAAAAACTAGTCAGGGATCAATCGTGAAAATATACACCCCAACAGGGACAATATACACCTAAACTGTAACCAAATACACACCCAAGACAATTTCTTACCTTtttgtagttccttcaatttGTAGCACAGGGGTTGGTTCATTTTCTGTCTCAAGTGTTTGTTCAATTTCTGCcacagtggttgtttgggacagtggtagacaaacttgaatcggaactctaaataagaagaaaaataaaaggttaacaaagcctccgaaaataaaaaggttataaggttgaaattttcttgaaaaactcaCGTTACAAGCACTTCAGACTATGTCTCTTTCCTCATAACCATCATATTCTCTTCAGCCGGCTCACTGGCTGACTCTTCAACCAGACTCAACCTAGAATACACCCTAAGAAAGTCAAAAATACACCCGAAGCATTTAAAAGAAAGACatgctttgttttttgagaacttacatacttgcagtttttgtttttttttttcctgccttttttttcttgaataaaacaataaagggcttttttttttctaaaaaaaaatatacagaattagaagtagaaggtaataaaagaacaaaagcaatgattatttgaaagagaaattacatgctctctgcCGGTTTGTTTATGCTACTTTGGTCTGTGTGTCCTTGAGAtgaaggatcatcacttcccaagtttaCGTCCGGTATTCTAAACATAATACAGTACATGTTATTCACAAAAAATACCATACTGTTAAATCaggataacaagattttatcaaataaagcttcttacgtttcagatgagacatagtgaccttccgtcgatcgcaggtcagcttccttctccctgccaaacaagaaacaattattagcaaagaaaacaccctaaaatatgaaatatacaccccaacaagaCATACCCATGTGCAGCagatttttcattgttttccCTTAAGAATTCATTTAATTCTTCAGTTCTAATTTCAGATCTGACAGTACATGCATaaaagaacatgttaacaaatataattttgatgatagATGGTAATATAGCTTACAAAATATACTGTACCCATGATAGGATTGAGCTTGCTCAGGAGATGAATCCTCAACAAtgacctttttctttttggattgtgtcctgggaaaaaaaacaagtatgaatcagaaatacaaaattaatttgaTCACAAAATACTAaccaaagaagtgcttacttttgtGGTGTTCTctgagtctttttctttgttttttgcttctctactagtgatgattcttcgcttctataagttaataagagacGCTCTGTTAATACATGAAATCTTGATAATAAACCCAAAAGAAAGCagtaataatttcagaacattactcatcatttgattcagattctgaatcagaatcctcctgaatcttctttctttttttggactCCATTatggaaggcaaacaatcattatttataAACATACTAAAAgggacaaaatacacccaaattaaTGCACCAAATACACCTAATGAATtcataaaatacacccaaatgaatgcacaaaatacacccaactggataaataaaatacacccaactagATAAACAAAATACATCCAACTGGATAAACAAAATACATCCAAGTATGTTACTTACTTTTTGGCTTTTCGAGTGGGTTGTTTCCTTGTTGAATCCTCTGAGCCTTCTtcagtctcagactcagaggtaaAATGGACATCACTTTCAGTTGTTTCAatctcagatgatgatgatgaacttgtcttccttttttttttttggtttcttatttttttttcttttttctttatttctttcattttctcctttgtttcggCCATCTTTATAATTTTCTGAAACATTAGAAATTTTAGTTAGTAGTATTCAGATAAATAAAACACACCCAAGATATTTTGTTCACTTACCATATGTTCCTCCATTTCTGCCCTCATTCTTTCAACCAACTACTCTCTAGTTCAGTTTGCAATCCAGGGTTCTTGAGGTCTTTCTGCCCtcttcttgtctttattttttgatAGATGAAAGTAAACTATCATCAGGGCAAAcaggcagccatcaattgcctttttcttttgtatatTGTAATCTGTTATGCCCTTgataataaaattcaaaacatgTGCTCCCCAGTTCTGCTCTGTTATTGTGTCCATCTTGAAAATTGGTGCCAGGTGCACAGGggagattttgtttattgttgttggtaacaggaacgccatctgtatatagaggatgaaaatcctcttgaacatgaGGCGATCCTGTTCATTATCAACACCAATAGTCATCATCTCATCTGTCAGATTTTTGAGGGTCTTCCCCTGAAATcttctaaaaatttgtttgtGGTCTTCAGAAAGATCCTTATAATTGACTTTATGAGAAAATAGATCTCCTACCAAAAAGAAAACAACATAGTATGAAAATCActtaaaatacacccaagcatcagtTTAAATACACTTGAATATGGCTCATATACACCTATGTTTGTAGCGAGTTACCTGACGCGTTGATGCCAAGCGCAGCCCCTATTGTTTTTTGTCTTACTTTAAAAGAACCGTAGCCGATTTCGAGTCTGTTTTTCCCTAATTTAAAGGAGTTAGCCAACTCCCTTAATAtttggtgatgcacccttagcgGCGGGATGCGCATCAGGCCACCAAATCCCAAATCCCTAACAATTTCTTTCTTCTCCTCGCTCATATTTCTAAATTTGTCACTCAACAAATGGGTTGCATACTTAaggtctttggtttgctgtaaacaaagcaaagttagagtcagatatatttctattatgaaaaactgatttgatcaaagacatatatttgttcttacatttttttcagcttgatttttttctgccattttttctgaaatgaaaaatacacccatagatatcagtcaaATACACCCATAAATCAGCCACATACACCTATACGATTTTTCATAAGTATTTAATTAGATCAGTTCAAAATGATGTTTCAATTCACTCAAACATGCATAaatatacaaggtcaagcaacattacaaggtcaagcaatattTAGAACACTTGCAACAGTTGATTATATTGCATtatatcagttcagaaatatacacccaacaaattactcCGTATACACCTACCAAATTATGCAATATACTCCCAAAAATCAGTTACGAGAAGAACTAGAataagaagaacagtaaaacctagaacaacTAAGAAGAATAGTAAAACCTAGAACCAAGAAGAACAATAAAACCTAGAACAAAAAGAACATTAAAAACAGTAAAATGAGAGCTATAACAAGAAGAACAATAAAACGTAGAAGAatgtagaagaacagtaaaacctagttcttcgaTTTCGAAATGTGGAAAATCTACAAGATGAGTGAAATAGTAACGTACCTTGAGTAATATATCTTCGTTTTTTCTGGAGATTGTTGATAGAGAATTCTATTTTGTATTGATGGTTTCTGCTAATCTTCGCGACGAGTTCTATATCTTCAGTTTCGAATGTTGCTCGAAAATGGACGGTTTGTGTTTTCTTCGAAGGGCTTGGAGAAGTGGAAGAGTAAGGCATTAAGGAGCGCTTTTCGCGAAGCGCAACTGTTGAGTGGCACGCGTGTATTTTACGCTCCATTCAAAGGGAGTGACTGCGCGTGTGAATGAAGTCTGGGCTAGGAACTTGTAACTTGTAGGACTtttttgcttgtatgtgtagcactcctgaaaaaaaaaaaaaaaacatcaaacaAGTTTTCCTCAGCCTCGCCGCCTTCCTCGCTCTGCATTCTCAGTTTCTCACTCGCACTTCCTCCGTCTCCGCCTTGACTCCGTCGCTCTCCGCGCAGCCGTACGCGAGTCTGCTGATCCAGTCGCCGAAGCTCGTTGGTGCTCTGGTCGAGGGAGCATCGCTCTCCTCTCCTGCTTCGCTCAGCCGTTACGTCAGTTCAGGTAGGCCTTCTCCGTTGTGATTTGTTTCTGTTTCTGTTATGCTCAACGGCAATtgagatcatatatataataattaatcttaATAAGAAAATCAAGCTGGTATCATATTAAAAGCTTTGATCTTGTACTTGGACCCTAAGCCCTTTCTATTGAAAGGATAGGTTTACACGAGAAGGTGTGTACAGATCTAATGGTTGCTCAATCATTAAGTTAACATACTGGATTAAATATAAGAATGAAATAACAGAAAACATTACAAATTGAAAGCCTATAGGTTTAGCCCTGCTGGTATGTGCAAAAGTGATATGAGAGTTCTGTTCATTGTAGCCTTGTAGCTATCTTACATCAGTTATACATTAGTGTAAGTTTTGACCATTCAACTTTTGAAAATATAAAGTAAGCTTAAACTATTTCCTTTGTTAAGTTTATGCTTATGCATAGCATCTTTTGCTATCTATTTTACGAAAGCATAGACCATGTCTGATTGCTAGTGCACGAAATTGCAATTTGAATAATATTGAATTTTCTCTTTATAATAGAAAAGGGATTACTTACATGTATTGTTATATTCTCATGCAGAAATGATTGTGTTatcattatcagttatgttgataATAGTTCAAACATTATTATCAACTCAATCCATTTCTTTCACATTTAGTGATTTGAGTCTTCCAACTTCTCCTCTACAACAATGAAAGCCCAATTTTTCGCATCACCCCTTAAATATAGTTTTCAGCTTCAAAGTTCCCATCTTTAGATATATATGCATGTTGGATTTCACTATGATCTATTCCATATTTCCATCTTTGTTGGTTCTCGTTATATTCTAATCTTTGGTAGTTATAAATTTCGAAGTTCTATTCTTTTCCGATTGGTTTCCATTGGGTTGTTCCAATTTTCCAATTATAGTACTCATTCATGAAGGAATATAACAGTGGGGTGTTTGTGTTGCAGGGTAGGTTGGCGCTACTGATTCATTTGTTTGAGAGCATGCATCCTCCTTTAACGTTACACAAGCACCCAATGTGTGCTGAAGTGAGTTTATTTTGTTAATCAGTTGTTGCTTTTTGTTTGTTAGATATAGTATTGAATGTATTACTAGTGTGGTTGTTGCCATGTTTGATTTGATTTGTGTTGATTCCTATGACATAGAATAATAGTAGTTAGTTGTAGGACTTTTGTTCCCAAACACAAGACTCCTGTTCCTAAATATATTGTGTAAGTAAATTCTTAACTGCTAGGAGAGGAAGAGAAAAATTGTGTTTCCTGCCATATTCTGAGTTATTACTATGGCTAACTTTCAATGCATCTTTTTTATGCAATAGCTGATGTAGTAATCTATGAATGAAACAAAGCATGACCTTTTTCTTATATGTAACAACCTATAATTTATGGAAGAATAGAATGTGCTAAAGCTGGAAAGATTTTTTCCAAGGATGATGCTGCCTTACTTGTCATTCTTCATTGACCTTTCCCTTCCTCATTGCCACTTTTCCTTGCTGTGTGAGTCTACATTTTGACTTCGGAAGAGAAGGCAAAATCGCCATAAATTTGGAAATCTCTTTTTAATCTCTATTCTTTTCAAGGAAAATTATTTTATTGGTCCTGCAAATATGATGATAAGTAGCTGTTGCTAGAAATCTTATTTTAGACAGTGTTGTGACTTGTGAGCCAGTATTTGTGCAGATTATTGAGCAGTTCCAAAAGTGTCATGTGGAGCACCCTGTTGGAAAATTCTTTGGTGAATGTACAGATTTGAAAATAAAGCTGGATCGCTGTTTTAGACAAGAAGTGAGCATTTCATTCATTTTTTCcccgaaaaaaaagaaagaaaaaactgcCCCCTTCGTTTTATCTTGTTTTCCCATTGTTTCTGATGATTGTGGATGTGTTTTAACAGAAAGCTTTGAAGCGAAAGGCCAACTTTGAAGAGAGCAAGAAGTTTAAAGAACAACTCCGAGCTTTTAGGAAAGAAAATGCTGTAAGTGGCAGTCAATAGAACAAATAACTTGTACCAGCTTGACATAATATACATTTTGCCGCCTTCAAAAGAATATACGGTGTATCAAATATTTGTTTACTTGCTGTTTTTGATGAATCAATATGTATGTAGCTCAATTATTTTAACTTTAAACATGAACATAACATCCTGTTTAGATTCTACCTGAGAGTTCAAAGTTCTATTAGGATAATGAATTGAGAAGTTATAGTGCCTATTCTTGGCATGTTATATGTTGCTTATGACAATTGATTTTGACTTCTTAGTTGCTTTAAGAGAATATATAATAAAAGAGACATTCATCAGTTTTGAAATCTTGATGTGCAGTTatgttctttttttattttgtatgcaTTATCTAAGGGAAGACTTTTTGGCATCCAACACTATGACATAATCAGGCATAGGATTTGTATGAATTTCTTAATGATTTATAGTTTGAGACGCTTCACTAGGGTTTGACGATCAAACTTGAACTTCAATTACTTCCCCCATTAGTGTTTATGATGCATAATTACACAGCTGGTTTCTTAAGACTACGTATTTTAAAGCCAAAAAGGATGAGGGCTTAAAAGAAGCTTGAAGAAACCAAATTTGACATTTTTTCATCTGACATATTTCTCCAGATAGTTCCCACCCTCATCTGTCAATCTTTCACTACTCCNNNNATCTCAGGATTCTCCACCACCTGTCTTCTTGCCGTAATATCAGTAATATTTGCATCTTCTTCGTCATCGTCACTCAACACAATAACACATGGAATGGAATTTTGAACTTTGTGTTTTGCGGTCGGCGTACTTGTATCCTGTTTGCCCTTCATACCTGCCTCAACAGAGTTAGCAACTGAAACGCTTTGCTTTTCTTTCATTGTCTGTGTAGCACTCAAAGTAACATTCAGCATTCTGCCATCTATCATAATGAAGAATACAAAAGTCACTTTAATGTGAGAAAAAAACGTGTATATAGATCTAAAGGTTGCTCAATCTAAGTAGTTAACATAGTGGATTTAAATATAAGAATGAAATAACAGAAAACATTTCAAGGACACATGTAACTCTAATTAATCACGGTGACCAAATTAAAATGTGTATCA contains the following coding sequences:
- the LOC110269987 gene encoding uncharacterized protein LOC110269987, whose amino-acid sequence is MERKIHACHSTVALREKRSLMPYSSTSPSPSKKTQTVHFRATFETEDIELVAKISRNHQYKIEFSINNLQKKRRYITQEKMAEKNQAEKNQTKDLKYATHLLSDKFRNMSEEKKEIVRDLGFGGLMRIPPLRVHHQILRELANSFKLGKNRLEIGYGSFKVRQKTIGAALGINASGDLFSHKVNYKDLSEDHKQIFRRFQGKTLKNLTDEMMTIGVDNEQDRLMFKRIFILYIQMAFLLPTTINKISPVHLAPIFKMDTITEQNWGAHVLNFIIKGITDYNIQKKKAIDGCLFALMIVYFHLSKNKDKKRAERPQEPWIAN
- the LOC107629778 gene encoding COX assembly mitochondrial protein 2 homolog; translation: MHPPLTLHKHPMCAEIIEQFQKCHVEHPVGKFFGECTDLKIKLDRCFRQEKALKRKANFEESKKFKEQLRAFRKENAVSGSQ